In Acidianus brierleyi, one genomic interval encodes:
- a CDS encoding DUF1404 family protein — protein sequence MELKDKKPYLFIGFAMIIASINPFSLYLANILEIIRVSFDMMLVWGAGLIGIWLADYMFLKGIAKSLLSFNFTTRGLVLAWGIAGSLTCYWYFPGPFDMSVISSSIRFLQILSFIIAGIIGGIGWYGMTNVWKSISMFTIFSMMASMAEIYLEMGTYYETNLYPAYSTTQFVDTAYFLFAMAFAPSTFYMVKWLKDLNLF from the coding sequence ATGGAATTGAAAGATAAGAAGCCCTATTTATTTATAGGGTTTGCAATGATTATAGCGTCAATAAATCCTTTTTCTCTATATTTAGCCAATATTCTAGAGATAATTAGAGTTTCTTTTGATATGATGTTAGTGTGGGGAGCAGGTTTAATAGGAATATGGTTGGCCGACTACATGTTTTTAAAAGGAATTGCGAAATCATTGTTATCATTTAATTTCACTACTAGAGGACTAGTTTTAGCATGGGGGATAGCAGGAAGCTTAACGTGCTATTGGTATTTTCCAGGGCCGTTTGACATGTCAGTAATTAGTAGTAGCATCAGATTTTTGCAAATTTTATCGTTTATAATTGCTGGTATTATAGGAGGAATAGGGTGGTATGGAATGACTAATGTATGGAAAAGTATTTCGATGTTTACTATTTTTAGTATGATGGCCTCTATGGCGGAAATATATTTAGAGATGGGTACATATTACGAAACTAATTTGTACCCAGCATACAGCACTACACAGTTCGTTGATACAGCGTATTTTCTATTCGCAATGGCATTTGCACCTTCAACGTTCTATATGGTAAAATGGTTAAAAGATTTAAATCTCTTTTAA
- a CDS encoding SepZ protein produces the protein MAGVKFARRVLGSVIAAIGVSMWIADLMLVFTLPYSLYEDDTLVALVPISGLILVVGGLLLGLWN, from the coding sequence ATGGCTGGAGTAAAATTTGCTAGGAGGGTCTTAGGTTCTGTAATAGCAGCAATAGGAGTTTCAATGTGGATAGCAGATTTAATGTTAGTATTCACATTACCTTACTCACTATACGAAGACGATACCTTAGTAGCATTGGTGCCAATATCTGGGCTAATACTTGTAGTAGGAGGTTTACTACTGGGGTTATGGAATTGA